In a genomic window of Erigeron canadensis isolate Cc75 chromosome 5, C_canadensis_v1, whole genome shotgun sequence:
- the LOC122599586 gene encoding reticulon-like protein B1: protein MAEEHYGGDEIEPSASFTKKTSHHHDSSDSDSDHKNKKEEEAEDEHSKKKKKDDVPPSSSMKSKIYRLFGREKPVHNVFGGGKPADVFLWRNKKISASVLGGATAVWVFFELLEYHLLTLLCYALILAFTVLFLWSNASKFINKSPPRIPQVRIPEDKFLHFAAGLRIELNQGLDTLRNIASGRDLKKFLAVVAGLWILSIVGSWCNFLTLFYITFVLLHTIPVLYEKYEDQIDAFAEKAMIEIKKQYAVFDAKVVSKIPRGPLKDKKRA from the exons atgGCGGAGGAACACTACGGAGGCGATGAAATCGAACCATCGGCGTCTTTTACGAAGAAGACAAGTCATCATCATGACTCTTCAGATTCCGATTCAgaccacaaaaacaaaaaggaagaGGAGGCGGAGGATGAGCAcagcaagaagaagaagaaggatgaTGTTCCTCCTTCTTCTTCGATGAAATCAAAGATCTACCGCTTGTTTGGTAGAGAAAAACCTGTTCACAATGTTTTTGGCGGTGGTAAAC CGGCTGACGTGTTCTTGTGGAGGAACAAGAAGATTTCAGCTAGTGTACTTGGTGGAGCCACTGCAGTGTGGGTCTTCTTTGAATTGCTCGAGTACCATCTGCTTACGTTGCTTTGCTATGCCCTCATACTCGCGTTTACCGTTCTCTTCCTGTGGTCCAACGCTTCCAAGTTTATCAACAA GTCTCCTCCTCGTATCCCTCAAGTGCGTATTCCTGAAGACAAGTTTCTACATTTTGCTGCTGGATTAAGGATTGAGCTTAATCAGGGTCTTGACACGCTGCGTAACATTGCATCTGGAAGGGATTTGAAGAAGTTTCTTGCT GTTGTCGCTGGACTGTGGATTCTCTCTATTGTGGGGAGTTGGTGCAacttcttgacattgttctacATAA CTTTTGTGCTTCTACACACGATCCCAGTTCTATATGAGAAGTACGAGGACCAGATTGATGCATTTGCAGAAAAAGCAATGATCGAAATCAAGAAACAATATGCAGTGTTTGATGCCAAAGTTGTGAGTAAAATCCCAAGAGGACCATTGAAAGACAAGAAGAGAGCTTGA